In the Streptomyces cinnamoneus genome, GCAGAAGGCCGCGCAGCTGGCGCGCAAGCTGTGGTCCCTGCGCGTGCTGGAGGAGGAGAAGTCCTGTTCCGACGTGGGCGCGCCGCTGCTGGTGATCTCCCAGTTCACCCTCTACGGTGACGCGCGCAAGGGGCGGCGTCCCACGTGGAACGCCGCCGCGCCGGGCGCCGTGGCGGAGCCGCTCGTCGACGAGGTCGTGGCCGCGCTGCGCGCCCTGGGGGCACGGGTGGAGACGGGGCGCTTCGGCGCGGACATGAAGGTGTCGCTGACGAACAACGGGCCGTTCACGGTGCTGCTGGAGGTCTGAGGCCGTACGGAGCCGGCGGGGACGCCCTCAAAAGGGGGCGGCCGTCACGGCTCGACGACGACCTCCTGCGCCGCGGCCGTGGCCTCGCCCACCAACAGCGCGGCGTCCACCGGCACGTTCCGCTTCACCAGCGCCAGGGCGATCGGGCCCAGCTCGTGGTGGCGCGCCGACGTCGTCACGAAGCCCAGCTGGCGGCCTTCCGGGCCGTCCGAGGCCAGGCGGACCGGGGCGCCGTGGGCCGGCAGGGCGACCTCGCTGCCGTCGAGGTGGAGGAAGACCAGCCGGCGCGGCGGCTTCCCCAGGTTGTGGACGCGGGCGACGGTCTCCTGGCCGCGGTAGCAGCCCTTCTGGAGGTGGACCGCCACGCCGATCAGGCCCAGCTCGTGCGGGATGGTGCGGTGGTCGGTCTCCAGGCCGAGCCGCGGGCGGTGCCCCTCGACGCGCAGCGCCTCGTAGGCCAGCGCGCCCGCCGCCGGGCCGTGCTCCGCGGCGAACTCCGTCAGCCGCTCGCGCGGCAGGAACAGGTCGCGTCCGTACGGCGTCTCGCGCACGGCCACGTCCTGCGGCGCCGGGACGATGGAGCCCGCGGGGAGGAAGGTCACCGCGACGTCGTCCGTGCGGTCGGCGACCTCGACCTTGTAGAAGAACTTCATGCTCTCCAGGTAGGCGATCAGCGCCTCCTGGGTGCCGGGCTCCACGTGGGCCCAGGTCGTCTCCCCGTCGTCCACCAGGTACAGGGCGTGTTCGATGTGGCCGTGCGGGGAGAGGATCAGGGCCTCGGTGGCCTGTCCGGCCGGCAGGTCGCTCACGTGCTGGGTGAGCAGCAGGTGCAGCCAGCTCAGCCGGTCGGGGCCGGTGACGGTGACGACGCCCCGGTGCGAGAGGTCGACGAAGCCGGTCCCGTCGGCGAGCAGCCGCTGCTCGCGGAAGAGGTCGCCGTAGTGGGCGGCGACGCCTTCGTCGGGGCCCTCGGCGGGGACGGCGCCGGGCAGCGACAGCAGGGGGCTTTTCGATGGACGCATGCCGACCAGCCTACGGCGCCCCGGACGGCGCCTTCGAGGAGCACTTGGCGCACTGGCCGAAGATCGCGAAGTGCTTCATGTCCGTCTCGAACCCGAAGGTCGAGCGCAGCTTCTCGGTGAAGTCGGCGGCCACCGACAGGTCCGCCTCGATGACGGCCGTGCAGTCCCGGCAGACGAGGTGTATGTGGTGGTGCCGGTCGGCCAGGTGGTAGGTGGGGGCGCCGTGCCCGAGATGGGCATGGCTGACCAGGCCCAGCTCCTCCAGCAGCTCCAGCGTCCGGTAGACCGTCGAGATGTTCACCCCGCCCGCGGTCTTGCGGACCTCGGTGAGGATGTCGTCCGGTGTCGCGTGCTCGAGACGGTCCACCGCCTCCAGGACGAGCTGGCGCTGCGGGGTCAGCCGGTAGCCGCGCTTACGGAGGTCGCTCTGCCAGTCGGTGTCCACCACGCTCCCAGTCTAGGCAGGGTCAGCCCTCGCGTACCCCGTTCAGGTACCCGGCGAGCGCGGCGACGGCCGCCGGATTGCGGGGGCTCTCGACGAGGTCGACGTAGTCGAGCACGAAGACGCGGTCGTTCTTGACGGCCGAGACGCCCGCCAGGGGCGGGTAGGACATGAGGAACTTCTTCTTCTCCGCCGCGCTCACGTCCCCGTAGTTGTTGATCACGATGACCTCGGGGTCGCGGGCCACGACGGTCTCCCAGCCGACCGGCACCCACGAGTCCTTCAGGTCCTTCATGACGTGGTCGCCGCCGGCCTTGGTGATGATGTCGTGCGGCCCCGCGTACGCGCCCGACGTCAGGGGCTTGTCCCTGCCGTCGTCGTAGAGGAACACCCGGGGCGCCCTGCCGCCGCCCGGCACCCTCGCCCGGGCGTCGGCGACCTGCTTCTTGAAGCCGGCGACGAGCTCGCGCGCCCGGTCCTCGGCGTCGAAGACCTTCCCCAGGTTCTCCAGGTCGGTGTAGAGCGCCTCCAGCGGCGGCATCACGCCGCGTGAGCCGCCCGTCGCGCCGTTGCGGCAGGACTCGGTGAGGACGTACGAGTCCACGCCGACCTTCTTCAGGGCGTCGGGGGTGAAGCCGGCGCCCTCGCCGAAGCCGTAGTTCCAGCCGGCGAAGACGAGGTCCGCCTTCGCCTCCAGGACGAGCTCCTTGTTGATCTCCTTCTTGGACAGCCACTTCACCTTGTCGTAGCCGGACTTCCAGGGCGCCTCCCCCTTGTCGTCCCGGCTGGTGCGGTAGTCGGGGGCCACGTAGCCGGCCATGTGGTCCTCCAGGCCGAGCGCGAACATGATCTCGGCCATGTTCACGTCGTTGGTGACCACGCGCCGCGGCGCCTTGTCGAACGTCTTCTTCACCCCGCAGTTCTCGACGGTCACGGGATAGTGGCCGCCGGCCTGTTGCGTGCCGCCCTGGCCGCCGCCTTGTTTGTCGTCGGGAGCGTCCGAAACCTTCGCGCCGCAGCTCGTCAGGGTGACGGCCGCGAGAAGAGCGAGGGCGATGCGGGAGGTGCGCATGGGGCGTGGATGTCCTTACGGGAGGCGGTCGAAGAGCAGCTGCGGGGCGCCGGAGGCCGGGTGGGGCACCCGGTGCGCGCGGACGCCGAAGACCTCGGCGAGCAGCTCGGCGGTCAGCACGGAGTGTGGGGGGCCCGAGGCCACGACGCGGCCGCCCGCCACGACGTACAGCTCGTCGCAGTGGGTGGCGGCGAGGTTGAGGTCGTGGAGCGCGGCGAGCACCGTCAGGCCCGAGTCCCGGACCAGCGACAGGACCTCCAGCTGCTGGGCGATGTCCAGGTGGTTCGTCGGCTCGTCGAGCACCAGCACCTTCGGCTGCTGGGCCAGCGCCCGGGCGATCAGCACCCGCTGCTTCTCGCCGCCGGACAGGGTCAGGAAGCCCCGTCCGGCGAGGTGCGCCGCGCCCACCCGCGTCAGGGCCGTCGCGCACGCCTCGGTGTCGGCGGCCGTGGTCCGCCCCGCCGCGCTCTGGTGCGGAAGCCGGCCCATGGCCACGACCTCGGCGGCCGTGAAGTCGAACTCGCCGGCCGACTCCTGCGGCAGCGCCGCGATCCGGCGCGCCCCCTCGCGGGCGCTCAGCCCCCGCAGGTCCTCGCCGTCCAGCAGCACGCGCCCGGCGACCGGCCGCAGCGCGCGGTAGACGCAGCGCAGCAGGGTGGACTTGCCGCTGCCGTTGGGTCCCACCACGCCCACGAACCGCCCGCTCCCCGCCCGCAGCGCGATGTCCTCCACCAGCCGGGCGCCGCCGATGTCGACCGTCAGGCCCTCGACGTCCAGCCGCATCAGGCACCCCCGAAGACGTAGCCGCGCCGCCGCATCAGCAGGACGAAGCACGGCACCCCGATCAGCGCCGTGATCACGCCCACCGGGAGTTCCACCGGCGCCAGCAGCAGCCGCGAGACGACGTCCACCCACACGAGCAGGACCGCCCCGAGCAGCGGCGCCACGGCCAGCAGCCGGCGGTGGTCGGCGCCGACGAGCATCCGGGTGGCGTGCGGGACCATCAGTCCGACGAAGCCGATCGCCCCGCTGACCGCGACGACGGCCCCCGTGACGGCCGCCGTGACGACGAACAGCACCCGGCGCGTGCGCTCCGGGTCCACACCGAGCGCGGTGGCGGTCTCGTCGCCCATCGCCAGCGCGTTCAGGCTCCGCGCCGACCACAGCAGAGCGCCGAGCCCGGCGAGCACGACGCCGGCGGCGATCGGCACGGACGCCCAGGTGGCGCCCCCGAGGCTGCCGAGCAGCCACATCATGGCCGAGCGGGCCGCTTCGCCGCGGTCGGCGCTGAAGACCATCAGGGTGGTGACGGCCGAGAAGCCGTAGTACATGGCGCTCCCGGTCAGCACCAGCCGCAGCGGGGTGAGCCCCCGCTCGGTGCGCGCCGCCGCGTAGACGAGGGTCATGGCGGCGAGGGCGGAGGCGAAGGCGGCGCTGGAGAGCGCCCAGACGCCGAGCGAGCCGAGCGCCCCGAAGAGCAGGACGGCGTTGGCGCCGACGGCGGCACCGGAGGAGATGCCGAGGACGAAGGGGTCGGCGAGGGCGTTGCGGACCATGGCCTGGGTGGCCACGCCGAGGGCGGACAGCCCGGCGCCGACCACGGCGGCCAGCAGGGCGCGCGGGAGACGCAGCTCCCAGACGATCGTGTAGGCGGAGACCTCGTCGGGCGCGATGGTCCCGCCCGTCAGTCCCGCCCGGAGGTAGCGCAGCGTCTCGCCCCAGCCGACGCCGGATGAGCCGAGCGCCACGCAGCACAGCAGCGAGAGGAGGAGGGCGGCCGTGAGGCCGGCCAGGAGCGGGGGCAGGGAGAGCCTGCCGGAGGGTGTGCCGGGGCCCGGCGCGGAGCCCGGCGTCCTCCGGCTCACGGCCGCGAAATCTGTCGCCACGGGCGGTGCGCCTTCGCCTCGGGCCGCGTCCTTCACGCAAGGAGCGGCCCGGCGGCGTGCGAGCCCGCGCCGGGGCGCCTCCCCTCGCAGTCCACGGCGAGTCGTACGGGGAGCTGTGCGGCCGCCGCGGGTGATCGGGCTCGCGGAGGGCCCCGGAAAGGGGCCTTCCGCCTACCGATGGGGGCGCCCCCATGCCGTTCAGGCTATGGGGGAGGGTCAGCGCCGGACTTCGACCGGACTTCCCCCGCGGGGCGCGTGGTGGTGCGGGTGCTGCCTACTGCTGGTCCGGCTGCTCCGGGTTGTACGGCGTGCCGTCCTGGCGGTAGAAGGCCACGCCGTCGGGCAGGTCGTCCGGGAGGTTCTGGGCCCACTGCTGGAGGTCGACGACCTTCTTCAGGTGCGCCGACATGTACGGCCGCAGCGGGACCTCGGGGGTGGCCTTCTCGCCGACCCACATCAGGTCGCCCTTGACGTAGCCGTACAGGCGCTTGCCGCCCGCGTAGGGGCTGGAGGCCTCGGTCCGCGCCACGGCGTCGGTGGCCAGATCGATCTGCGGCTTCTGGTCGGCCAGCTCGCCGTACCAGACCTCCGCGACGCCCTGGTCGCGGATCATGACGATCTCGACCTTGCGGTCCTTGTCGATCCGCCAGAAGCCGCTCTCGGTCTCCAGCGGGCGGACCGCCTTGCCCTCGCTGTCGAGCACCCAGGAGTGCGAGACGTACTCGAGGAAGTCCCGGCCGTCGTGCGTGAAGACGACTTCCTGCCCGAAGTTGCACTTCTCGGCGCCGGGGAAGTCGGCGACGCCGGCGCCCTCCCACTTGCCGAGGAGGAAGGCCAGGGGCACGAGGTCCGGGTGGAGGTCGGACGGAATCTCGATCATGAGCTCAGTCGATCTGTAGAGGCGGAAACGGGGGTCAGCGCTGGCCCTGGTACAGCTTCTTCCAGGTCAGGCCGGCGAAAGCGAGAACGCCGACGGCGACCAGGACGAGCAGGGTGGTGAAGAAAGCCTCAAGCACGAGCGCGCTCCTCGATCGGAGTGAGGTGTGGTGTTACGGACCGTGGACGAGTCTAATCGGCCGCCCCGCGCCCGGCGCTGCGAGGTGCGCGGTGGCCTCTTCCCCCGTCCGGTCCGGGCTCCTCCGCCGCGCCGGGCCTAGAGTGATCCGCATGGCGAACAAGAAGCTCGTGATCAAGGTGACGGCGGGTGCGGACGCGCCCGAGCGGTGCTCGCAGGCGTTCACGGTGGCGGCCGTCGCCGTGGCGAGCGGCGTCGAGGTGTCGCTGTGGCTGACCGGCGAGTCGTCGTGGTTCGCGCTGCCGGGACGGGCGGCGGAGTTCGAGCTGCCGCACGCCGCGCCGCTGCCGGAGCTGATCGAGGGGATCAAGGCCGGGGGCGGCATGATCACGGTGTGCACGCAGTGCGCGGCGCGACGCGACATCGAGGAGAAGGACCTCATCGAGGGGGCGCGCATCGCCGGTGCGCAGGTGTTCGTGAGCGAGGCCATGGCCGACGGGGTGCAGGCGCTCGTCTACTGATCGCGGCCCCACGGGTCGCGCTGGTCCGGGCGGCGTCTGCCGTCCAGCTCGTCCCACCACTCGTCCGACGTGGGGTCGCCCGACGGGTCGTCCCACCAGCGGTCGTCGGGGCCCCGCCGGTTGGCCACGATGGCCGCGACCGGCGGGATGACCATGGCGAACAGGCACAGTCCGACGGCCGCCGGCACCGACCACAGGCGCACGACGGCCCAGGCCATGACGAACAGGAAGACGCACGTCCCCATCATGGCGAAGTAGAGGTGCCTACGCCGTGCGTACACACCTTCACGGTACGACCCGGAGGGTCGTGGCGCGAAGGGCCGCGACCCCCCTCACGGTGTCCAACCCGGGGTGCGGCCCTTCGCGGGTCCTTGCGGCGTCAGACCGCGATGGCGACCTCCGCGAGGGCGCCCTTCTCGGCGACGACGACCGTGCGGTCGGCGCTGCCGCCGGGGACGAGCGCGCGCACGGTCCACGTGCCCTCGGCCGCGTAGAAGCGGAACTGCCCGGTCGCGGACGTGGGCACCTCGGCGGTGAACTCGCCGGTCGAGTCCAGCAGGCGCACGTAACCGGTGACGGGCTCGCCGTCGCGGGTCACCGAGCCCTGGATC is a window encoding:
- the dtd gene encoding D-aminoacyl-tRNA deacylase, giving the protein MRAVVQRVDGASVAVDGRVVGEIIGEGLCVLVGVTHDDTPQKAAQLARKLWSLRVLEEEKSCSDVGAPLLVISQFTLYGDARKGRRPTWNAAAPGAVAEPLVDEVVAALRALGARVETGRFGADMKVSLTNNGPFTVLLEV
- a CDS encoding YgfZ/GcvT domain-containing protein — its product is MRPSKSPLLSLPGAVPAEGPDEGVAAHYGDLFREQRLLADGTGFVDLSHRGVVTVTGPDRLSWLHLLLTQHVSDLPAGQATEALILSPHGHIEHALYLVDDGETTWAHVEPGTQEALIAYLESMKFFYKVEVADRTDDVAVTFLPAGSIVPAPQDVAVRETPYGRDLFLPRERLTEFAAEHGPAAGALAYEALRVEGHRPRLGLETDHRTIPHELGLIGVAVHLQKGCYRGQETVARVHNLGKPPRRLVFLHLDGSEVALPAHGAPVRLASDGPEGRQLGFVTTSARHHELGPIALALVKRNVPVDAALLVGEATAAAQEVVVEP
- a CDS encoding Fur family transcriptional regulator; this translates as MVDTDWQSDLRKRGYRLTPQRQLVLEAVDRLEHATPDDILTEVRKTAGGVNISTVYRTLELLEELGLVSHAHLGHGAPTYHLADRHHHIHLVCRDCTAVIEADLSVAADFTEKLRSTFGFETDMKHFAIFGQCAKCSSKAPSGAP
- a CDS encoding ABC transporter substrate-binding protein: MRTSRIALALLAAVTLTSCGAKVSDAPDDKQGGGQGGTQQAGGHYPVTVENCGVKKTFDKAPRRVVTNDVNMAEIMFALGLEDHMAGYVAPDYRTSRDDKGEAPWKSGYDKVKWLSKKEINKELVLEAKADLVFAGWNYGFGEGAGFTPDALKKVGVDSYVLTESCRNGATGGSRGVMPPLEALYTDLENLGKVFDAEDRARELVAGFKKQVADARARVPGGGRAPRVFLYDDGRDKPLTSGAYAGPHDIITKAGGDHVMKDLKDSWVPVGWETVVARDPEVIVINNYGDVSAAEKKKFLMSYPPLAGVSAVKNDRVFVLDYVDLVESPRNPAAVAALAGYLNGVREG
- a CDS encoding ABC transporter ATP-binding protein — translated: MRLDVEGLTVDIGGARLVEDIALRAGSGRFVGVVGPNGSGKSTLLRCVYRALRPVAGRVLLDGEDLRGLSAREGARRIAALPQESAGEFDFTAAEVVAMGRLPHQSAAGRTTAADTEACATALTRVGAAHLAGRGFLTLSGGEKQRVLIARALAQQPKVLVLDEPTNHLDIAQQLEVLSLVRDSGLTVLAALHDLNLAATHCDELYVVAGGRVVASGPPHSVLTAELLAEVFGVRAHRVPHPASGAPQLLFDRLP
- a CDS encoding FecCD family ABC transporter permease; protein product: MSRRTPGSAPGPGTPSGRLSLPPLLAGLTAALLLSLLCCVALGSSGVGWGETLRYLRAGLTGGTIAPDEVSAYTIVWELRLPRALLAAVVGAGLSALGVATQAMVRNALADPFVLGISSGAAVGANAVLLFGALGSLGVWALSSAAFASALAAMTLVYAAARTERGLTPLRLVLTGSAMYYGFSAVTTLMVFSADRGEAARSAMMWLLGSLGGATWASVPIAAGVVLAGLGALLWSARSLNALAMGDETATALGVDPERTRRVLFVVTAAVTGAVVAVSGAIGFVGLMVPHATRMLVGADHRRLLAVAPLLGAVLLVWVDVVSRLLLAPVELPVGVITALIGVPCFVLLMRRRGYVFGGA
- a CDS encoding FABP family protein, which translates into the protein MIEIPSDLHPDLVPLAFLLGKWEGAGVADFPGAEKCNFGQEVVFTHDGRDFLEYVSHSWVLDSEGKAVRPLETESGFWRIDKDRKVEIVMIRDQGVAEVWYGELADQKPQIDLATDAVARTEASSPYAGGKRLYGYVKGDLMWVGEKATPEVPLRPYMSAHLKKVVDLQQWAQNLPDDLPDGVAFYRQDGTPYNPEQPDQQ
- a CDS encoding DsrE family protein, producing the protein MANKKLVIKVTAGADAPERCSQAFTVAAVAVASGVEVSLWLTGESSWFALPGRAAEFELPHAAPLPELIEGIKAGGGMITVCTQCAARRDIEEKDLIEGARIAGAQVFVSEAMADGVQALVY
- a CDS encoding DUF3099 domain-containing protein — protein: MYARRRHLYFAMMGTCVFLFVMAWAVVRLWSVPAAVGLCLFAMVIPPVAAIVANRRGPDDRWWDDPSGDPTSDEWWDELDGRRRPDQRDPWGRDQ
- a CDS encoding DUF1416 domain-containing protein, with the translated sequence MCGAKAGGPDAGAIKPGETTIQGSVTRDGEPVTGYVRLLDSTGEFTAEVPTSATGQFRFYAAEGTWTVRALVPGGSADRTVVVAEKGALAEVAIAV